TAATCCCAAGATATTCTTTGAAAACCGCTTCGTAATCGGCTTTAGTGAAATTTGGATTTCGTACCTGAATATCTGGATGCATCAAACATTCTTCGGAAGTTAATAAAGTCCCGCAGCCGTTTGTATCAATAGCGCCACCTTCAACAATCACAGGTTTTCCTTTATATAGTACAGATGTGACAGGGATATTTAGAAATTCGCCCACTTTTGCAGGAACAAACTTGTCTAATTGAATGTTTTTATATTTTGCCCAACCATTAAAATTAAAATTCAAGGCTTCTCTTTGGTTTCCGTTTTTTACGATTATCGGACCAGAATCACGCATCCAACTTCTGTTAGTTTTGTGTATAATATAAGAAACATTTGCTAATGCAACATGAGCGGTCTCCAGCATGGTGTTGACTTTCTCTTTTTGGTTTTCATCGGCAACAACCAAAAAAACTTGTTCAAAAGTGGCTACCTTTTTGATAAATTCAACAAAAGCCCATTGTACGGCTTCGTATTTTCCGGGCCAGTCTTTGCCGTTGTGCGGAAAACAAAGTAAAATACCTTGTTGTTTTTCCCATTCAGCAGGAAATCTTCTATTAGATGTGCTCATAAATTAGTTCTAAATATAAAGGATGCAAATATAATCAATCATTAGATTCAAAGCCATACTAGAATGGTTCAATTATTTTAGAATTGAGTTTTTAAATTTAGTACGAATAGTTTTAGTAAAGATTACATAATATAGGCTTAATTGACACTTAAGTCTCACTAATTATTTTTGGTAAAATTTAAAATTAAAATTATGATAAAGTATGGTTTAACATTATTTACGGCTGTTATGGTATTGTCAAGCTGTGAAAATGAAAATTCTCAAGTAAATTCAGAAAATGTAATTAATGAAAACGCAGCCACTTTCAAAGAGATTGGTACTATCACTATTGGTGCAACTGGAGCTGCTGAGATAAGCGCTTATGATGAAGTGAGCAAAAAATTATTTACAGTTAATAATAGTGGTACTAATAAAATTGATGTTATTGATTTATCAAATCCGTCTACTCCGGTTCTTCTGGCTAGTATAGATTTAGTAACATATAATGGAGCCGCAAATAGTGTTGCTACTTATAATGGAAAATTAGCGGTTGCGATGGAATCTACTGTAAGCAAACAGGATTCAGGGAAAGTTTTGGTTTTTGATACCACTACTTATAGTTTAATAAAACAAATTACCGTAGGTGCTTTGCCGGATATGATCACTTTTTCTGCTGATGGGAAATTTATTTTAACGGCAAACGAAGGAGAACCAAATGATGATTATTCAAAAGATCCTGACGGAACTGTATCTATAATTGAAGTTAGCAACAATTATGCGGTTACGACTTTAGATTTCAGCAGTTTTAGCAGTCAATTGAGTACGCTTAAAGCAAATGGGTTTAGAATTGCAAGTCCAACAAATAATTTCGCCTCAGATATTGAGCCGGAATACATAACTATTTCATCTGATTCTAAAACGGCTTGGGTAACTTTGCAGGAAAATAATGGTGTAGCTAAAATTGATTTGACGACTAAAAAAATCACAAATGTTTTTCCATTAGGGTTTAAAGATTATAATCTTACCGAAAACATAATGGATATTAGCGATAAAGATGCTGGGTTTTTGCCTAATCCTTGGAAAGCAAAAGGGATGTTTCAACCTGATGCAATCAGCAATTTTGAAGTAAATGGCACAACTTATTTTGTTACAGCCAATGAAGGTGATGCAAGAGAATACAGTGCTTTTGTTGATGTAAAAAGAATTAATGATGTTTCGGTTATTCTTGACCCAACGATTTTCCCCAATGCTGCAACACTAAAAGTTGATACTAACATGGGAAGATTGAATATTAATACTAAAATGGGCGATACAGATGGAGATGGTGATTTTGACGAATTAGTTTCTTTTGGAGCACGATCATTTTCAATTTGGAATGGAAGTACAGGGAAAATAGTATTTGACAGCAAAAATGATTTAGATAAAAGAGCACAAGATTTAGGCGTTTATGATGATAAACGTAGTGATGACAAATCGGTAGAGCCAGAATCGGTTGTTGTTGTGAAAATGGGAACTAAAAATATACTGTTTGTAGGTTTAGAAAGAGCCGATGCATTACTGGTTTATGATGTGACTAATCCAGTTTCTCCAGTGTTTTTACAAAGTTTAAAAACCGGAGATGCTCCCGAAGGATTACTTTTTATTCCTGCTGAAAAGAGTCCTACCAAAAGAAGTTTGGTTGTTGTAAGTAGTGAAGGAGATGGTTCTGTTAAAATATTTCAACCGGATTTGAATTAATATTCCTTATTTAAATATAAAAAGCCTGTTAAGTTAATACTCAACAGGCTTTTTTATTGGTTGCAAGAACGGTTTAATCAATAGCTCTTTTTGTAATATCGCCAAAAGCATCAATTCTTCTGTCTCTGAAAAACGGCCAGTTCTGACGTACATTTTCCTGTAAATCTAAATCAACTTCGGCAATCAAAATTTCTTCTTTGTCATGTGAGGCTTGCGCCAAAATTTCTCCTTGTGGTCCCGCAATAAACGAAGATCCCCAAAACTGAATTCCAGCTGTATCCGGCAAGTATTGCTCTAAACCAATTCTATTTGCTGCCGCAACATATACACCATTGGCAACCGCATGACCTTTCATCACATTCATCCAAGCGCCATGTTGGTTTTCTCCGTATTGTTCTTTTTCTAATGGATGCCAACCGATTGCTGTTGGGTAAAACAACACATCAGCACCTTGCAAAGCCGTTAATCGGGCTGCTTCTGGATACCATTGATCCCAACAAATCAGGGTTCCTATTTTTCCTTTATTGGTAGGAAAGGCTTTAAAACCTAAATCACCTGGCGTGAAATAGAATTTTTCATAAAAATGAGGATCGTCCGGAATATGCATTTTGCGGTACAATCCAGCTTCGGAACCATCAGTATTTATAATGTAAGCGCTATTATGGTAAATTCCGGCCATTCTTTTTTCGAAAAAAGGAACGATGATTACTACTCCTAATTCTTTTGCCAAAGCGCTGAAAGCAATAAAAGAAGTGCTGTATAATGGCTCTGCCAAGGCAAAATTATCAACATCTTCGCTTTGACAGAAATAATGACTGCTGTATAATTCGGGTAACGAAATGACTTCGGCTCCTTGATTTGCAGCATCACGAACCCAACTTAAACATTTTTTTAGGTTGTTTTCGGCAACATCATTGAGATTCAATTGAATAACGGCTATTTTGTATTTCTTGTTTGGCATAAGGCAAAAATTTAGAGTGCAAAAATAGGTATTTTTATAAAGAATAGGGATAATGCGAATTGGATTTTTTATGAATTACTGTTCAGGAGAAGTATTTTCAGAACTTGAGATTTTGAATTATACACCATTTTATTTAATGACAAACCTCCATTAAAAGAAAAAGAGCGGTGCTGATTTCTTTTTAATGGAGGTAAGTGAATTAGCATTTAATGCTGGCGTACCTTAATAGTACTGCAGGATTATCTGAAGTATGAAAAAGTTTCTTCGTTTTCTATCTTCAATAGTGTTTCATAAATAAGTTTGATCACGTTTTCTACATCATCGCGATGAACCATTTCTACAGTGGTGTGCATATAGCGCAAAGGAAGCGAGATCAAAGCCGAAGCTACACCGCCATTGCTATAAGCAAAAGCATCGGTATCTGTTCCGGTAACACGGGAAGAAGCTAATCGTTGAAACGGAATTTCTTTTTCCATTGCGGTATTCAAAATTAGTTCTCTCAAGTTATTTTGCACTGCTGGCGCATAAGTCACCACGGGACCTTTACCTATTTTAGTTTCTCCTTCAATTTTCTTATCAATCATGGGAGTTGTGGAGTCGTGGCATACATCTGTAATAATAGCAACATTTGGTTTGATGGTTTGCGTGATCATTTCAGCACCTCGCAAGCCTACTTCTTCTTGAACAGAATTGGTGATATAGAGTCCAAAAGGCAGTTTTATATTGTTTTCGTGAAGCAAACGAGCTACTTCGGCAATCATAAATCCTCCCATACGATTGTCTATGGCGCGACAAACAAATTTATTGTCGTTCAGAATCATAAATTCATCAGGATAGGTAATGACACATCCTACGTGAACGCCCAATTTTTCTACCTGATCTTTTGTCTCGCAGCCTAAATCTATAAAAATGTTACTTGTTTTAGGGTTTTCTTCTTTGTCTCTATTGCGGGTATGAATCGCCGGCCAACCAAAAACACCTTTTACAATTCCTTTCTTGGTATGAATGTTAACGCGTTTAGAAGGTGCAATCTGATGGTCTGATCCTCCATTTCTAATTACATAAATCAATCCGTCATCAGTAATGTAGTTCACATACCAAGCAATTTCGTCGGCATGACCTTCAATAACAACCTTATAAGGAGCCTCTGGATTAATTACCCCAACTGCAGTTCCATAAGTATCCGTGATAAAAGTATCAACATAAGGTTTCATATAATCCATCCATAGTTTTTGACCTTCAGCTTCAAAACCAGTTGGTGATGCATTATTAAGGTAGTTTTCTAAAAACGTAAGGGAAGTCTCTTTTAATATTGATGCTGTGCTCATAAAATTATTTTTTTGCTAAATTATAAATTTGGCATTACAGTTGTATATATAATGTATAATTTTGGCAATTAAATTTTTCAATATGAAGATCATTAAACTTCTCTTATTCTTGTTTTTTATTTCTATATCGGTTAATGCACAAGTAACTCAAAAGGATACTATCAAAATGGGATATGTCCTGACCGAAAATGATACCATACTTAATGACACAATTTTATTGCCTGAAATTATAATTCACAAGGAGAAACTCGATCCTGAAGGCAAAAAGCAATTTTTGATTCTTCAAAACAGAGTCTATAAAACCTATCCTTATGCAAAACTAGCTTCCGAAAGACTGGCATCCTTAAATAGAGGGATGTCAAATCTTAAAACAAGCAAAGAGAAAAAGAAGTATTTCAAAATAGTAGAAGACTACCTTAGTAATGAATTTGAAGCTAAACTCAAAAAACTATCCCGCAAGCAAGGACAAATACTGGTAAAGTTGATTCATCGTCAAACAGGAACTACAACTTATGAACTAGTAAGCACACTAAAAAGTGGATGGAAAGCCTTCTGGTCTAATGCCACAGCACGAATGTTTGATATCAATTTGAAAACTAAATACGCACCATACGAAGTAAACGAAGACTTTTTAATAGAAACAATCTTGGTTAGAGCATTTGAATCGGGTCGTTTGCAAAATCAAAAACCGGCCACAGCAGTAGATTATGACGCATTAATGGATTCTTGGCAATCCAAGAGCGACGCATTAAAAAAATAAATGCAATCATGGCGTTTCCTTATATATAAATAGGAGTGTTTCAAAAAAGAAACACTCCTATTTATATATAAGGTCGGGCTATTCGCTACAAGTCCTCGTCAAGTTGCGTTTCACTCCACTTGTCTGTGGGCTTTTCACTACTATCCCTAACGCATATAGCAATAGCCATTATCTTTAAATAACCCAAGATAATGGTTATTGTAACAGAAAGATTGAAGTTTTTAGCCTAACATTCATTTAAAGTAGGGTACTGTTTAAAAAAAGACAAAAAACTTTAGGTCTCAAAAAACTTCATATCAAGTAGTTAAACAAAAAGTTAAGAAAACATCAAAAAAAAGGATTAAAAATGTTTGTAAAAGCGGATAAAGGTGTTACTTTTGCACCCGCAACAGCGCATAGGTTCATTAATAAGTTGACAAGTAAAAGGAATAAAACTAGAAGATTTATTTTCTAAAAAAGATTCAAAAAAGCTTGTAGAATTAGAAAAGAGGTTGTAGTTTTGCACCCCGTAAACGGGCTAAGTTCATTGAGAGACTGATAAGGGAAAGAGGAGAAAAGGGGATTAAAATAATCTCAAAAAAACTTCAAAATTTTCTTGCCAGTTAAAAAGATAATTTATACTTTTGCACCCGCTTCGAGAAACACGCTAAGTGAATTGAGAAGGGAAAAATAAGATAAGACACGTTCCTAGACATATTGAATTGACAGCCGTTTTGAAAGAGATTTCAAAACAAATAAAATAAGAGTAATAGAATCGATAGATTTGAAAAAACCACTAGAATTTGAGTCGAATAAATAAAGAGAGAAGATTTATCTAATCTCAAACAATATACGATGAAGAGTTTGATCCTGGCTCAGGATGAACGCTAGCGGCAGGCTTAACACATGCAAGTCGAGGGGTATAGTTCTTCGGAACTAGAGACCGGCGCACGGGTGCGTAACGCGTATGCAATCTACCTTTTACAGAGGGATAGCCCAGAGAAATTTGGATTAATACCTCATAGTATAATGAGTTGGCATCAACACATTATTAAAGTCACAACGGTAAAAGATGAGCATGCGTCCCATTAGCTTGTTGGTAAGGTAACGGCTTACCAAGGCAACGATGGGTAGGGGTCCTGAGAGGGAGATCCCCCACACTGGTACTGAGACACGGACCAGACTCCTACGGGAGGCAGCAGTGAGGAATATTGGACAATGGGCGCAAGCCTGATCCAGCCATGCCGCGTGCAGGATGACGGTCCTATGGATTGTAAACTGCTTTTGTACAGGAAGAAACACTGGTTCGTGAACCAGCTTGACGGTACTGTAAGAATAAGGATCGGCTAACTCCGTGCCAGCAGCCGCGGTAATACGGAGGATCCAAGCGTTATCCGGAATCATTGGGTTTAAAGGGTCCGTAGGCGGTCAGATAAGTCAGTGGTGAAAGCCCATCGCTCAACGGTGGAACGGCCATTGATACTGTCTGACTTGAATTATTAGGAAGTAACTAGAATATGTAGTGTAGCGGTGAAATGCTTAGAGATTACATGGAATACCAATTGCGAAGGCAGGTTACTACTAATGGATTGACGCTGATGGACGAAAGCGTGGGTAGCGAACAGGATTAGATACCCTGGTAGTCCACGCCGTAAACGATGGATACTAGCTGTTGGGGGCAACTTCAGTGGCTAAGCGAAAGTGATAAGTATCCCACCTGGGGAGTACGTTCGCAAGAATGAAACTCAAAGGAATTGACGGGGGCCCGCACAAGCGGTGGAGCATGTGGTTTAATTCGATGATACGCGAGGAACCTTACCAAGGCTTAAATGTAGATTGACCGGTTTGGAAACAGATCTTTCGCAAGACAATTTACAAGGTGCTGCATGGTTGTCGTCAGCTCGTGCCGTGAGGTGTCAGGTTAAGTCCTATAACGAGCGCAACCCCTGTTGTTAGTTGCCAGCGAGTCATGTCGGGAACTCTAACGAGACTGCCAGTGCAAACTGAGAGGAAGGTGGGGATGACGTCAAATCATCACGGCCCTTACGCCTTGGGCTACACACGTGCTACAATGGCCGGTACAGAGAGCAGCCACTGGGTGACCAGGAGCGAATCTACAAAACCGGTCACAGTTCGGATCGGAGTCTGCAACTCGACTCCGTGAAGCTGGAATCGCTAGTAATCGGATATCAGCCATGATCCGGTGAATACGTTCCCGGGCCTTGTACACACCGCCCGTCAAGCCATGGAAGCTGGGGGTGCCTGAAGTCGGTGACCGCAAGGAGCTGCCTAGGGTAAAACTGGTAACTAGGGCTAAGTCGTAACAAGGTAGCCGTACCGGAAGGTGCGGCTGGAACACCTCCTTTCTAGAGCTTTAGTGTTAGCTTAATGCACGCTAAAGAAAGAAGACGAAAAGACTATTGGAAACAAAAAAGGACATTATATTACTCTTGCTGTTAGTTCAAATAATACACGTTAGAGACGTTGCAAAGCAGCGGCTTTATTTTTAAGAAAAGAGTGTCTCGTAGCTCAGCTGGTTAGAGTACTACACTGATAATGTAGGGGTCGACAGTTCGAGTCTGTCCGAGACAACTATTTTAGACTTAAAAAAAGGAAATTTTAGAAGTATGAGTATGAATTACTGTAATTCAAAATTCAACATTCATAATTTAAAATTAGAAATGGGGGATTAGCTCAGCTGGCTAGAGCGCCTGCCTTGCACGCAGGAGGTCAACGGTTCGACTCCGTTATTCTCCACAATATGCTGAAATAAATTCAGCATAAAAGTTCATTGACATATTGAGATAAGAAATAATAAAAAGTAGAAAGCATTTTTTGCTTGTTTATCATTAGACAAGTAAAAGAAACGGCACATTTTAATTAATGTGTTGGTACAATAAGCAAAATAAGGGCGTATGGGGGATGCCTTGGCTCTCAGAGGCGATGAAAGGCGTGATAAGCTGCGAAAAGTTACGGGGATTGGCACACACGATACGATCCGTAAATACCTGAATGGGGCAACCCACTATGTTGAAGACATAGTACACCGATAGGTGGGCAAACCCGCTGAACTGAAACATCTAAGTAGGCGGAGGAGAAGAAAACAAAAGTGATTCCGTAAGTAGTGGCGAGCGAACGCGGATTAGCCCAAACCAGTGTTGTTACGGCAATACTGGGGTTGTAGGACCACGATATTTGTTGCGGATAGAATTAGAATCTACTGGAAAGTAGAGCCAAAGAAGGTGATAGCCCTGTATAAGTAATAGAAGATAACGATAGTGGTATCCTGAGTAGGGCGGGGCACGTGAAACCCTGTCTGAATTTGGCGGGACCATCCGCTAAGGCTAAATACTCCTGAGAGACCGATAGTGAACCAGTACCGTGAGGGAAAGGTGAAAAGAACCGTGAATAACGGAGTGAAATAGATCCTGAAACCATACGCTTACAAGCGGTCGGAGCCCTTTCGTGGGGTGACGGCGTGCCTTTTGCATAATGAGCCTACGAGTTAACGTTGCTGGCAAGGATAAGTGGTTAAGCCACGGATCCGTAGCGAAAGCGAGTCTGAATAGGGCGCTTTAGTCAGTAGTGTTAGACGCGAAACCGTGTGATCTACCCATGGGCAGGATGAAGCTGTGGTAACACATAGTGGAGGTCCGAACCGGTTGACGTTGAAAAGTCTTCGGATGACCTGTGGGTAGGGGTGAAAGGCCAATCAAACTCGGAAATAGCTCGTACTCCCCGAAATGCATTTAGGTGCAGCGTTATGCGTAAAGTTATATAGAGGTAGAGCTACTGATTGGATGCGGGGGCTTCACCGCCTACCAATTCCTGACAAACTCCGAATGCTATATAATGTTTCATAACAGTGAGGGCTTGGGTGCTAAGGTCCAAGTCCGAGAGGGAAAGAACCCAGACCATCAGCTAAGGTCCCCAAATATATGTTAAGTTGAAAGAACGAGGTTTGTCTGCCCAGACAGCTAGGATGTTGGCTTGGAAGCAGCCATTCATTTAAAGAGTGCGTAACAGCTCACTAGTCGAGCGGACGAGCATGGATAATAATCGGGCATAAACATATTACCGAAGCTATGGATTTGTAATTTATTACAAGTGGTAGGGGAGCATTCTAACAGGGTAGAAGGTGTGTTGTAAAGCATGCTGGACTGGTTAGAAAAGAAAATGTAGGCATAAGTAACGATAATGCGGGCGAGAAACCCGCACACCGAAAGACTAAGGTTTCCACAGCTATGCTAATCAGCTGTGGGTTAGTCGGGACCTAAGGCGAACCCGAAAGGGACAGTCGATGGACAACGGGTTAATATTCCCGTACTAGTTATTACTGTGATGGGGTGACGGAGTGATGAAAGCGCCGCGAACTGACGGAATAGTTCGTTGAAGTACCTACCTATAAGCTGCGCAGGCAAATCCACGCGGCTTGGGGAAATACGATAGTACTCGGAGTCTTCGGACAAAGAGATAGTGCGCCTAAGGGCTTCCAAGAAAAACCTCTAAACTTCAGGTAATAAGTACCCGTACCGCAAACCGACACAGGTAGTCGAGGAGAGAATCCTAAGGTGCTCGAGAGATTCATGGCTAAGGAATTAGGCAAAATAGACCCGTAACTTCGGGAGAAGGGTCGCCAGCAGCAATGCTGGCCGCAGTGAAGAGGTCCAGGCGACTGTTTATCAAAAACACAGGGCTCTGCAAAATCGTAAGATGAAGTATAGGGCCTGACACCTGCCCGGTGCTGGAAGGTTAAGAGGAGATGTTATCTTCGGAGAAGCATTGAATTGAAGCCCCAGTAAACGGCGGCCGTAACTATAACGGTCCTAAGGTAGCGAAATTCCTTGTCGGGTAAGTTCCGACCTGCACGAATGGTGTAACGATCTGGACACTGTCTCAGCCATGAGCTCGGTGAAATTGTAGTAACGGTGAAGATGCCGTTTACCCGCAGTGGGACGAAAAGACCCTGTGCACCTTTACTATAGCTTAGTATTGACCTTGGATAAATGATGTGTAGGATAGGTTGGAGACTGTGAAGTGGCGTCGCTAGGCGTTGTGGAGTCATTGTTGAAATACAACCCTTTGTTTATCTGAGGCCTAACCCCCAATCGGGGGGACATTGCTTGGTGGGTAGTTTGACTGGGGTGGTCGCCTCCAAAAGAGTAACGGAGGCTTCTAAAGGTTCCCTCAGTACGCTTGGTAACCGTGCGTAGAGTGCAATGGCATAAGGGAGCTTGACTGAGAGACATACAGGTCGATCAGGTACGAAAGTAGAGCATAGTGATCCGGTGGTTCCGCATGGAAGGGCCATCGCTCAAAGGATAAAAGGTACGCCGGGGATAACAGGCTGATCTCCCCCAAGAGCTCATATCGACGGGGGGGTTTGGCACCTCGATGTCGGCTCGTCACATCCTGGGGCTGGAGAAGGTCCCAAGGGTTGGGCTGTTCGCCCATTAAAGTGGCACGCGAGCTGGGTTCAGAACGTCGTGAGACAGTTCGGTCTCTATCTACTGTGGGCGCAAGAAATTTGAGTGGATCTGATTCTAGTACGAGAGGACCGAATTGGACAAACCTCTAGTGTATCTGTTGTCACGCCAGTGGCATGGCAGAGTAGCTACGTTTGGAAGGGATAAGCGCTGAAAGCATATAAGCGCGAAACCCACCACAAGATGAGATTTCTTTTAAGGGTCGTGGGAGATGACCACGTTGATAGGCTATAGATGTAAAGGCAGTAATGTCATAGTCGAGTAGTACTAATAACCCGTAAGCTTATGTACGCTTTTCCTGCCGAGCAATCGGCAGGAAGAAACTTTCTTAGGTCCTGAATCAAGTTCAGGATAAACTTTTTATTTTCTTTATCTCAGTATGTTAAGATATTTGCTCGACGCAAGAGCAGTCCAAAGACGAAAGTCAACAGTCCAAAAGGCAACTTTAGACTTTAAGACCTTCGACTTTAGACTAACAACCTTAAGGTGGTTATTGCGGCGGGGCTCACCTCTTCCCATCCCGAACAGAGTAGTTAAGCCCGCCTGCGCAGATGGTACTGCAGTTATGTGGGAGAGTATGTCGTCGCCTTTCTTTTGAAAGCCTATCTGAAAAGATAGGCTTTTTTGTTTTATAGGAACGACGTGTTCGGCTAAAGCCTCGGTTCGTCGCCTTTCTTTTGAAAGCCTATCTGAAAAGATAGGCTTTTTTGTTTTTAATAAGTTTTAAAATACCTGAAGCCCACTGGGCTTCCTCCTCTTACTATCAAATGTCGCCTTTCTTTTGAAAACCCTATTCCTATCGGAATAGGGTTTTTTGTTTTATAACTGTATTTTATCTCATTGCGTTTTTTGTAGATAAAATAAGGGATGTAACTTTATGAAATAACAATTTTGTAAGTTTGTATCTAAGCATTATAGCTTTATTCAATTTGATTATGGGAGAAACACTTCGTCTTAGAACTGTAAATGTTACGAGATACATCACTCCGCTGCGGGAAGGAGGCTCTTTGCCTGCGCTCGCTGAAGCTGATGATGATTTTAAATATGTATTGAAATTTAAAGGTGCCGGTCATGGCGTTAAAGCTTTGATTGCCGAATTGATAGGTGGCGAAATTGCCCGTGCTTTACATTTAAAAATGCCTGAGCTTGTTTTTGCTCATCTCGATGAAGCTTTTGGACGTTCGGAAGGGGATGAAGAAATTCAAGATTTGCTTCAAGGGAGTCAGGGGCTTAATCTGGCTTTGCATTTTTTATCCGGTGCTATTACTTTTGATCCCGTTGTAACGGTTGTTGATCCTGAATTGGCTTCTCAAATTGTTTGGTTAGATGCTTATATTACTAATGTAGATCGTACTTTCAGGAATACGAATATGTTGATTTGGCATAAAGAATTATGGTTGATTGATCATGGTGCTTCGCTTTATTTTCATCATTCGTGGAGTAATTGGAAGAATCATGCACAAAGTCCTTTTGCATTGATAAAAGATCATGTGTTGTTCCCTCAGGCTTCTTTATTATCTGAAACGGATGTCTTATTTAAAAAAATATTGACTGCCGAAGTATTGCACTCTATTGTGGATTTGATTCCAGAGGAGTGGTTACTTTGGGAAGATACTGATGAAACTCCAGAAGCTATTCGGGAGGTGTATTTTCAGTTTTTGATTACGCGTTTGAATCATTCCGAAATTTTTATAAACGAAGCACAAAATGCAAGAGAAACACTTATATGAGTATGCCGTAATCCGTGTTGTGCCAAAGGTAGAACGCGAAGAATTCCTCAATGTGGGTATTATTCTTTTTTGTAAGAAAGCGAAGTTTATACAAGTACTTTGTTCTATTAACGAAGCTAAACTCCAATTGTTTTCGGGGGATTTAGATTTGGAACAACTGCATTTTAATTTACTGGCATTTGAGAAAGTGGCACATGGTGATAAAACGGGAGGACCAATTGGTCAGTTTGATATTCCTTCCCGGTTTCGTTGGTTGACTGCTATTCGTAGTTCTGCGATACAAACGTCTCGACCCCATTCTGGTTTGTGTGATGATTTGGAACAAACGGCGCAACGATTGTTTGCAGAACTGGTTTTGTAATTGGTTGTCTCTTTTCTTATGATTGTATATGCGATTCTATTTTTTTCTCTAATACGATAAATTCTAAAGGTTCTTTTGCAATTGCACTATGTGCGTGGCTTGCCGGAAAGGGTTCTCTTGCTCCGGTATCTTGATAGCCGTTGCGTTTGTACCATGCTATTAATTCTTCCCGAACGGATATTACGGTCATTACTATTTTTGGTAAACCTAGTGCCAAAGCCTGTGTTTCGGCTTGGTGTAAGAGTTGTTTTCCTATGCCGCTGTTTTGTAAATCGGGGGAGACGGTCAGCATTCCTAAGTATAATTGTTGCTCTTTTTCAATGAGTAGCACACATCCTATAATTTGTTCGTTCTGTGTGAACTTGAGGATGGTATTTTTCTTGTCTTGTATGGTTTCTGTAAGTTCTTGTTCGGTGGTTCGGAGTCCTTCGAGCAGGTTGGCTTCGGTGGTCCATCCTTTCTTGGATGTTTCTCCCCGGTAGGCTGAATTGATTAATTGATTTAGGGCTGAAACGTCTTTGAGTGTTGCTTTTGTAATCATGATTCTTCTTTGTGTTCCGATTTTTTTTGTGTTTTCAAAGATAAAGAAAAGGATAACATGATTGTGTTTTGAACTTGCGCTTCTGTGTGAG
This region of Flavobacterium lacustre genomic DNA includes:
- a CDS encoding agmatine deiminase family protein, which codes for MSTSNRRFPAEWEKQQGILLCFPHNGKDWPGKYEAVQWAFVEFIKKVATFEQVFLVVADENQKEKVNTMLETAHVALANVSYIIHKTNRSWMRDSGPIIVKNGNQREALNFNFNGWAKYKNIQLDKFVPAKVGEFLNIPVTSVLYKGKPVIVEGGAIDTNGCGTLLTSEECLMHPDIQVRNPNFTKADYEAVFKEYLGITNVIWLGDGIEGDDTHGHIDDLCRFVNEDTIVTIVESDSNDSNYKPLQDNLKRLQNAKLENGKSPKIVQLPMPKRLDFDGLRLPASYANFLILNTCVLVPTFNDSNDRIALNILADCFPNREIIGISAVDFIWGFGTLHCLSQQIPE
- a CDS encoding M42 family metallopeptidase, coding for MSTASILKETSLTFLENYLNNASPTGFEAEGQKLWMDYMKPYVDTFITDTYGTAVGVINPEAPYKVVIEGHADEIAWYVNYITDDGLIYVIRNGGSDHQIAPSKRVNIHTKKGIVKGVFGWPAIHTRNRDKEENPKTSNIFIDLGCETKDQVEKLGVHVGCVITYPDEFMILNDNKFVCRAIDNRMGGFMIAEVARLLHENNIKLPFGLYITNSVQEEVGLRGAEMITQTIKPNVAIITDVCHDSTTPMIDKKIEGETKIGKGPVVTYAPAVQNNLRELILNTAMEKEIPFQRLASSRVTGTDTDAFAYSNGGVASALISLPLRYMHTTVEMVHRDDVENVIKLIYETLLKIENEETFSYFR
- a CDS encoding carbon-nitrogen hydrolase, which gives rise to MPNKKYKIAVIQLNLNDVAENNLKKCLSWVRDAANQGAEVISLPELYSSHYFCQSEDVDNFALAEPLYSTSFIAFSALAKELGVVIIVPFFEKRMAGIYHNSAYIINTDGSEAGLYRKMHIPDDPHFYEKFYFTPGDLGFKAFPTNKGKIGTLICWDQWYPEAARLTALQGADVLFYPTAIGWHPLEKEQYGENQHGAWMNVMKGHAVANGVYVAAANRIGLEQYLPDTAGIQFWGSSFIAGPQGEILAQASHDKEEILIAEVDLDLQENVRQNWPFFRDRRIDAFGDITKRAID
- a CDS encoding DUF3037 domain-containing protein, with translation MQEKHLYEYAVIRVVPKVEREEFLNVGIILFCKKAKFIQVLCSINEAKLQLFSGDLDLEQLHFNLLAFEKVAHGDKTGGPIGQFDIPSRFRWLTAIRSSAIQTSRPHSGLCDDLEQTAQRLFAELVL
- a CDS encoding HipA family kinase → MGETLRLRTVNVTRYITPLREGGSLPALAEADDDFKYVLKFKGAGHGVKALIAELIGGEIARALHLKMPELVFAHLDEAFGRSEGDEEIQDLLQGSQGLNLALHFLSGAITFDPVVTVVDPELASQIVWLDAYITNVDRTFRNTNMLIWHKELWLIDHGASLYFHHSWSNWKNHAQSPFALIKDHVLFPQASLLSETDVLFKKILTAEVLHSIVDLIPEEWLLWEDTDETPEAIREVYFQFLITRLNHSEIFINEAQNARETLI
- a CDS encoding DUF4294 domain-containing protein, coding for MKIIKLLLFLFFISISVNAQVTQKDTIKMGYVLTENDTILNDTILLPEIIIHKEKLDPEGKKQFLILQNRVYKTYPYAKLASERLASLNRGMSNLKTSKEKKKYFKIVEDYLSNEFEAKLKKLSRKQGQILVKLIHRQTGTTTYELVSTLKSGWKAFWSNATARMFDINLKTKYAPYEVNEDFLIETILVRAFESGRLQNQKPATAVDYDALMDSWQSKSDALKK
- a CDS encoding choice-of-anchor I family protein; this encodes MIKYGLTLFTAVMVLSSCENENSQVNSENVINENAATFKEIGTITIGATGAAEISAYDEVSKKLFTVNNSGTNKIDVIDLSNPSTPVLLASIDLVTYNGAANSVATYNGKLAVAMESTVSKQDSGKVLVFDTTTYSLIKQITVGALPDMITFSADGKFILTANEGEPNDDYSKDPDGTVSIIEVSNNYAVTTLDFSSFSSQLSTLKANGFRIASPTNNFASDIEPEYITISSDSKTAWVTLQENNGVAKIDLTTKKITNVFPLGFKDYNLTENIMDISDKDAGFLPNPWKAKGMFQPDAISNFEVNGTTYFVTANEGDAREYSAFVDVKRINDVSVILDPTIFPNAATLKVDTNMGRLNINTKMGDTDGDGDFDELVSFGARSFSIWNGSTGKIVFDSKNDLDKRAQDLGVYDDKRSDDKSVEPESVVVVKMGTKNILFVGLERADALLVYDVTNPVSPVFLQSLKTGDAPEGLLFIPAEKSPTKRSLVVVSSEGDGSVKIFQPDLN